A portion of the Acidisoma sp. PAMC 29798 genome contains these proteins:
- a CDS encoding FUSC family protein: MSTTTSPPVARPPLGWNDVVAAVMPSPRAAYVARTILAMAIAIYAALYLQLSSPASAAVTVMIVANPSRGGIVSKGVWRIFGTMTGAIAAIVILACFPQQPLMFIVAFAVWLGVCTFASSMFRHFRAYAAVLSGYTVAIIAVGAINDPSNVLNFALSRLAVVTLGVVSSTIVTMVFQPSITTDTMRAGGRAAFKGVAELMLARADEIDATQFAAERTRLAAAIERLDEAVEFSGAEAPDVNRHAASLRRGFAAMYAALMSVSIAGRSLNALARPADEIAETEAGKARQARAADLVARIRGILAEVARYQPTDNRAPGVLADHIAAVLRDITTAQNETTSVADAAVLARVHQELEQLYDNIAPFAAWREGRAPYHRGPRLTAFRDYATAMRNGTRAMLAIVLGGLFWYITAWPSGPTLLLVLGASCALLSGLPSAAAASFQFAKGIALSSVAAFIVGLVLLPYVSGYPLLFLVMSPFLVLGVIGSTIPKYALMSLGFVVFFITQVGISNEMTYNVVSFLNSSISFVLGAGATVLVFRVLLPPNPMRDARYLTRRIRRSSERLIRAGVWHPASRDWLGWLVTQNQAFQRLFMRLGQAQPAVRAQAIGDSGALILITQEALRLHAVLRGLDLPPAEALITGRALRCLGRLRRPRKAASAAVQACDALVAYHARCEHPRPALLRAAGAFRSIAALMPEAERLLALEAPFGMEA; this comes from the coding sequence GTGAGCACCACGACCTCCCCACCCGTGGCGCGGCCACCCCTCGGCTGGAATGATGTGGTGGCAGCCGTGATGCCGTCGCCCCGCGCGGCCTATGTCGCGCGCACCATCCTGGCGATGGCAATCGCCATCTACGCCGCGCTGTATCTGCAACTGTCATCGCCGGCCTCGGCCGCCGTCACCGTCATGATCGTCGCCAATCCCTCACGCGGCGGCATCGTCTCAAAAGGCGTGTGGCGCATCTTCGGCACGATGACGGGCGCCATCGCGGCGATCGTCATCCTCGCCTGCTTTCCCCAGCAGCCGCTGATGTTCATCGTCGCCTTCGCCGTCTGGCTGGGCGTCTGCACCTTCGCGTCCAGCATGTTCCGCCATTTCCGCGCCTATGCCGCCGTGCTGTCCGGGTACACCGTAGCCATTATCGCCGTCGGCGCGATCAACGACCCCAGCAATGTCCTGAACTTCGCCCTGTCACGCCTGGCCGTCGTCACCCTCGGCGTGGTGTCGTCCACCATCGTGACCATGGTGTTCCAGCCGAGCATCACGACGGACACGATGCGCGCCGGTGGCCGGGCGGCGTTCAAGGGCGTGGCCGAGCTGATGCTGGCGCGTGCCGACGAGATCGACGCGACGCAATTTGCCGCCGAGCGCACACGCCTGGCCGCCGCCATCGAACGCCTGGATGAAGCCGTGGAGTTTTCCGGCGCGGAGGCGCCCGATGTGAACCGCCACGCCGCCAGCCTCCGCCGTGGCTTCGCCGCCATGTATGCCGCACTGATGTCCGTTTCCATCGCCGGCCGCTCCCTCAACGCCCTCGCCCGCCCCGCTGACGAAATTGCCGAAACCGAGGCTGGAAAGGCGCGTCAGGCCAGGGCCGCCGATCTGGTGGCAAGAATCCGCGGCATCCTTGCCGAAGTGGCCCGCTATCAGCCGACCGACAATCGCGCGCCCGGCGTTCTCGCCGACCATATCGCCGCCGTTCTGCGCGACATCACAACGGCCCAGAACGAGACGACCTCAGTCGCCGATGCGGCGGTCCTGGCGCGCGTGCATCAGGAGCTGGAGCAGCTCTATGACAATATCGCGCCCTTCGCCGCCTGGCGCGAGGGGCGCGCGCCCTATCATCGCGGCCCGCGCCTGACGGCCTTCCGCGATTATGCGACGGCGATGCGCAACGGCACCCGCGCCATGCTCGCCATCGTCCTCGGCGGGTTGTTTTGGTACATCACTGCATGGCCTTCCGGCCCGACGCTGCTGCTGGTATTGGGCGCGAGCTGCGCCCTGCTCTCAGGTTTGCCCAGCGCCGCAGCAGCAAGCTTCCAATTCGCCAAAGGCATCGCGCTGTCCTCGGTCGCCGCCTTCATCGTCGGGCTGGTGCTGCTGCCCTATGTGTCCGGCTATCCGCTGCTGTTCCTGGTCATGTCGCCGTTTCTGGTGCTCGGCGTCATCGGCAGCACGATCCCGAAATATGCCCTCATGTCGCTTGGATTCGTGGTGTTCTTCATCACCCAGGTCGGCATCTCCAATGAGATGACCTACAACGTCGTGAGCTTCCTCAATTCAAGCATCAGTTTCGTGCTCGGCGCCGGGGCCACGGTTCTGGTCTTCCGCGTGCTGCTGCCGCCCAACCCCATGCGGGACGCCCGCTACCTGACGCGACGCATTCGCCGCTCCAGCGAAAGGTTGATCCGGGCCGGCGTGTGGCATCCCGCCAGCCGCGATTGGTTGGGCTGGCTCGTCACCCAGAACCAGGCCTTTCAGCGCTTGTTCATGCGTCTTGGTCAGGCGCAGCCGGCCGTCCGCGCCCAGGCGATCGGCGACAGCGGCGCGCTCATTCTGATCACGCAGGAGGCGTTGCGCCTTCATGCCGTGTTGCGCGGTCTGGACCTTCCTCCCGCCGAAGCCCTGATCACCGGCAGGGCGCTGCGCTGCCTGGGCCGCCTCCGCCGACCCCGAAAAGCGGCCAGCGCCGCGGTTCAGGCCTGTGACGCACTGGTCGCTTATCACGCCCGATGCGAGCATCCGCGCCCCGCCTTGCTGCGCGCCGCCGGGGCCTTCCGCTCCATCGCCGCCTTGATGCCGGAAGCGGAACGCCTTCTGGCGCTCGAAGCGCCTTTCGGCATGGAGGCCTGA
- a CDS encoding DUF1656 domain-containing protein, producing the protein MFTEAQIGGILFAPIVIYCIIGVGLISVIRFVFGRTGLFSLVWHPALFELALYMIITGAVIFLAA; encoded by the coding sequence ATGTTCACGGAAGCCCAGATCGGCGGCATCCTCTTCGCGCCCATCGTCATCTACTGCATCATCGGTGTCGGTCTCATCAGCGTCATCCGCTTCGTCTTCGGCCGCACCGGGCTGTTTTCCCTGGTCTGGCATCCGGCCCTGTTCGAACTCGCCCTCTATATGATCATCACCGGCGCCGTCATCTTTCTGGCGGCCTGA
- a CDS encoding efflux RND transporter periplasmic adaptor subunit — protein MSLILRLIRFLITVAVVAVAVFVVVQIWHVYMLAPWTRDGRVLAQTVIVAPEVSGTIVSVPLTDNQVVHKGDVLFQIDQIRFKIALAQAQSQLDAAQLQLKQRQADVARRRGLAGLISKEEVANTGIASDVAGASLTGAEAAVDLARLNLARATVYAPADGVITHLRLQAGDFADAGHPLVAIIETSTFQIIAYFEETKIARLKLGDVTSIRLMGFPARLTGHISSIGAGIGDQNDVVNSRGLPEVNPVFDWVRLAQRIPIDIAIDTVPAGVRLASGMTCSVNVGRQVPVQTGLAGRLQTWFEDNL, from the coding sequence ATGTCTCTCATTCTTCGCCTCATCCGCTTTCTCATCACGGTCGCCGTCGTCGCTGTCGCGGTCTTCGTCGTGGTCCAGATCTGGCACGTCTATATGCTGGCACCCTGGACGCGGGACGGCAGGGTGCTGGCGCAAACGGTGATCGTGGCGCCGGAAGTTTCGGGCACCATCGTTTCAGTCCCGCTCACCGACAATCAGGTCGTCCATAAGGGCGACGTGCTGTTCCAGATCGATCAAATCCGCTTCAAGATCGCGCTCGCTCAGGCACAATCCCAGCTTGACGCGGCGCAGCTTCAGCTCAAGCAGCGGCAGGCGGATGTCGCGCGCCGTCGCGGCCTCGCCGGCCTGATTTCAAAGGAAGAGGTCGCGAATACCGGCATCGCGTCTGACGTCGCTGGCGCGTCCTTGACCGGCGCAGAGGCTGCCGTGGACCTCGCCCGCCTCAACCTCGCGCGGGCGACGGTCTATGCGCCGGCCGATGGCGTCATCACCCATCTGCGCCTGCAAGCGGGTGATTTCGCGGATGCCGGCCATCCCCTGGTCGCCATCATCGAGACCAGCACCTTCCAGATCATTGCCTATTTCGAGGAAACCAAGATCGCGCGCCTGAAACTGGGCGACGTGACGTCCATCCGGCTGATGGGCTTCCCCGCGCGTCTGACCGGCCATATCAGCAGCATCGGCGCCGGCATCGGCGACCAGAACGACGTGGTGAATTCACGTGGCCTGCCCGAGGTCAACCCTGTCTTCGACTGGGTGCGTCTGGCGCAGCGCATTCCCATCGACATCGCCATCGACACGGTGCCGGCAGGCGTACGCCTGGCTTCGGGCATGACCTGCTCGGTCAATGTCGGGCGGCAGGTTCCGGTGCAGACCGGCCTCGCCGGCCGTCTTCAAACTTGGTTCGAGGATAACCTGTAG